A window of the Lolium perenne isolate Kyuss_39 chromosome 7, Kyuss_2.0, whole genome shotgun sequence genome harbors these coding sequences:
- the LOC127326657 gene encoding uncharacterized protein: MFDSLINSKFYNRCKHAFKCIRTRLVVIRRKKLAMIGFMKKDVAELLSNGHDKHAFGRMDALIVEMNHAFCYDMIEEYCDFIGKQLNSLQKQRECPQESREAVSTLIFAAARFPDLPELCDLRHVFTGTYGSLEPFISHKFVRKLQCDLFTDEEKFQVMQSIAEEFSVGFDRKALEIKLWVAPETKDGFLEKDSVEKVELVMPLPIKQRHDGEHQGTGEHPLERKSEATSVGHKQKVEAEPKPKDVQAAQAVDNGLGQLNDNTGGKNSDKSHCRENLGKSVSPIETKRGATEKQVQKLRKKDTRPSEKELMEAIELDIDGLPKHESGSVKFPEADSNKIVPPIFKPKEAEKEHGVEKENYKGLGYQHRSPMPGRPDNRRQANLGCKTLGLQKLEPRSLNPSSGKTTNRTPPYAKTTVAKVKNCDEKEESNSLMHGRPQQLKDVEHTVQNGQSVLQRAANMRPPYVNPRFGMQVTDDSTKPTGSVFKKYNLTEQTDRPAESHVLRPVSVRRKKPQALGDAYDEAPEKVTSQTPSSLRRPASKHKVASDAYDENGHGVGNGRNVERTPSSRPSHSGRRNRALHMDDHDGSMLRPQAGEDESAIDFGNLLPRTTKGHHRVNSKNTAVHGGDLDEEERIMDKLLMHYSKKGLHMDETKTTAGTSRTADEAQTQCQENSSLHRPGRAVSLPPESVSTGEASQVPARSTSLRYQCPRGVHVHPKMPDFEELAARVIALRNA; the protein is encoded by the exons ATGTTCGACAGCCTGATCAACTCCAAGTTCTACAACCGGTG CAAGCACGCCTTCAAATGCATCCGGACGCGGCTCGTCGTCATACGCCGCAAGAAGCTGGCCATGATCGGATTCATGAAGAAGGACGTCGCAGAGCTGCTCTCCAACGGCCACGACAAGCACGCCTTCGGACGG ATGGATGCGCTGATAGTCGAGATGAACCATGCCTTTTGCTATGACATGATCGAGGAGTACTGTGATTTCATTGGGAAACAGCTCAACAGCCTACAGAAACAGAG GGAGTGTCCCCAGGAGTCCAGGGAGGCCGTGTCAACCCTAATCTTTGCTGCTGCTCGCTTCCCAGACTTGCCTGAACTGTGTGACCTAAGGCATGTATTCACAGGAACATATGGTTCTCTGGAGCCATTCATTAGCCACAAG TTTGTTCGGAAACTTCAATGCGATTTGTTCACAGATGAGGAGAAGTTTCAAGTGATGCAAAGTATTGCTGAAGAGTTCTCTGTTGGTTTTGATAGAAAGGCATTGGAAATCAAGTTATGGGTGGCACCAGAGACTAAAGAT GGTTTTCTTGAAAAGGATTCAGTGGAAAAGGTTGAGCTGGTAATGCCTTTGCCCATCAAGCAGAGGCATGATGGTGAACATCAGGGGACTGGTGAACATCCACTCGAAAGAAAATCTGAAGCTACATCTGTAGGCCACAAGCAGAAAGTGGAAGcagaaccaaaaccaaaagatgtTCAGGCTGCTCAGGCTGTTGATAACGGCCTTGGTCAATTAAATGATAATACTGGAGGGAAAAATTCTGATAAATCTCATTGTAGGGAAAACTTGGGGAAATCAGTATCCCCTATTGAAACTAAAAGGGGGGCAACTGAAAAGCAAGTTCAGAAATTGAGGAAGAAAGACACTCGCCCTTCTGAAAAAGAGCTGATGGAAGCTATCGAGCTAGATATTGATGGCCTGCCAAAACATGAGTCTGGTTCAGTGAAATTTCCTGAGGCAGACAGCAACAAGATAGTTCCACCAATTTTCAAGCCAAAAGAAGCTGAGAAAGAACATGGTGTGGAAAAAGAGAATTACAAGGGACTTGGTTATCAGCACCGATCACCCATGCCTGGCCGCCCAGATAATAGGAGACAAGCAAACTTAGGGTGCAAAACTCTTGGCCTACAGAAGCTAGAACCTAGGTCACTAAATCCTTCGAGTGGCAAGACTACAAACAGGACCCCTCCTTATGCCAAGACAACTGTAGCGAAGGTCAAGAATTGTGATGAAAAAGAAGAGAGCAACAGTTTGATGCATGGTAGACCACAGCAGTTAAAGGATGTGGAACACACGGTGCAAAATGGACAGAGCGTGCTACAGAGGGCAGCTAATATGCGGCCTCCTTATGTCAACCCCAGATTTGGCATGCAGGTAACTGATGATTCTACAAAACCAACTGGAAGCGTCTTCAAGAAGTACAATCTGACTGAACAAACAGATCGTCCTGCTGAAAGCCATGTGCTTCGGCCCGTTTCTGTTAGAAGGAAGAAGCCACAAGCACTTGGTGATGCTTATGATGAGGCACCTGAGAAGGTCACAAGCCAAACACCCAGCAGTCTCAGAAGACCAGCAAGCAAGCACAAGGTTGCTAGTGATGCCTATGATGAGAACGGTCATGGTGTTGGTAATGGCAGGAATGTTGAAAGAACTCCTAGCAGTCGACCAAGTCACTCAGGAAGGAGAAACAGAGCTCTGCACATGGACGACCACGATGGGTCCATGCTGCGGCCTCAAGCTGGCGAAGATGAAAGTGCTATTGATTTTGGTAATCTCTTACCACGGACTACAAAAGGGCATCATAGAGTCAATAGCAAGAACACTGCTGTGCATGGCGGAGATCTGGATGAGGAGGAAAGGATAATGGACAAGCTCCTCATGCATTATAGCAAGAAAGGCTTACATATGGATGAAACCAAAACAACAGCAGGAACCAGCAGAACTGCTGATGAAGCGCAAACACAATGTCAGGAAAACAGTTCTTTGCACCGTCCTGGAAGAGCAGTCTCGCTACCGCCGGAATCTGTCAGCACGGGTGAAGCTTCCCAGGTTCCTGCTCGGTCCACCTCATTGCGATACCAATGTCCTAGGGGTGTTCACGTCCACCCAAAAATGCCGGACTTTGAGGAACTGGCCGCCCGGGTCATTGCTCTAAGGAATGCTTAA
- the LOC127326651 gene encoding agamous-like MADS-box protein AGL80 — translation MAPTKVGMEYIANNSTRKMACKKRTMGVMKKAGELSTLCGVEVCCVVLPEGEPSSSEMQVWPSLPEATAMVDRLKAMPEVDRRRKEMDGADYVRERIGKAKEQLRKAERDNRQRETTLRVHDAMVGRRESLDGLTVEELTGIGWTTENLIKKIKDCIEYRSGRHQAGVTADPLPTVAADVEWWERQL, via the coding sequence ATGGCTCCCACGAAGGTGGGCATGGAGTACATCGCCAACAACTCAACCAGGAAAATGGCCTGCAAGAAGCGCACCATGGGCGTCATGAAGAAGGCGGGCGAGCTGTCGACCCTGTGCGGCGTGGAGGTGTGCTGCGTGGTGTTGCCCGAGGGCGAGCCGTCGTCGTCGGAGATGCAGGTGTGGCCGTCGCTGCCGGAGGCGACGGCCATGGTCGACCGTTTGAAGGCCATGCCCGAGGTGGACCGGCGCAGGAAGGAGATGGACGGGGCGGACTACGTCCGGGAGCGCATCGGCAAGGCGAAGGAGCAGCTGCGCAAGGCGGAGCGCGACAACCGGCAGCGCGAGACCACGCTCCGCGTCCATGACGCCATGGTCGGTCGGCGCGAGAGCCTCGATGGCCTTACCGTCGAGGAGCTCACCGGCATAGGCTGGACGACGGAAAATCTTATCAAGAAGATCAAGGACTGTATCGAGTATCGCAGTGGGCGGCATCAGGCCGGCGTGACGGCTGATCCTCTGCCTACGGTCGCCGCCGACGTGGAGTGGTGGGAGCGGCAGCTATAG